One Natrinema longum genomic window, CGTCGTCGACGCGCTGGCACCGCTGGGCGAGGACTACCAGTCCCGCGTCGCCGAGGGACTGGACTCCCAGTGGGTCGACGTCTACGAGAACGAGGGCAAACAGTCGGGTGCGTACTCCGGCGGCACCTACGATACCCAGCCGTTCATCCTCCTGAACTACCAGCAGGACATCTCCTCGATGTACACGCTGGCCCACGAACTCGGCCACTCGATGCACTCCGAACTCACGAAGGACGAACAGCCGTTCGTCTACTCGAGCTACGAGATCTTCGTCGCCGAGGTCGCCAGCACGGTCAACGAGGCGCTGTTGACCACCCACCTGCTGGAGACCGTCGACGACCCCGAGTTCCGCAAGCACGTCCTGAACGAGTTCCTCGAGCGCGTTCGCTCGACGCTCTACCGCCAGACCCTCTTCGCGGAGTTCGAACACGAAGCCCACCGGCTCGAGGAAGACGGCGAGCCCCTCACTGCAGACCGCCTCGACGAGCTCTACCGCGGGCTCAAGGCGGACTACTACGAACCCGCCGTGATCGACGACCGCATCGCCCGCGAGTGGATGCGGATCCCGCATTTCTACCGGGCATTCTACGTCTACCAGTACGCGACCGGCATTTCGGCGGCGCTCGCGATCGTCGACACCATCCTCGAGGACGGCCAGTCCGCCGCCGACGACTACCTCGAGTTCCTCCGCCGGGGCTCCCGTGAGTATCCCCTCGAACTGCTCCGGATCGCCGGCGTCGACATGAGCAGTTCGGGACCGATCGATCGCGCACTCGAGACCTACGGCGATCGACTCGAGGAATTCGAGTCGCTGTTGGCCTGACCGTCCGTTCGAGCGATCGGCTCGAGCGTCCCGGCCCGGCCGAAATCCCTCCGGGACCCAAAGGCACATTTACTGTCGGAATCCTATCGGGGTATATCAGGATGTCTCGAAGCCCGTCTATTCCAGACCGACCTCACCGCGATATCGACTCAGATCTCCCCGACGACGAGCGGCTCGAGGCGCTCCGCGGGCACTACGAGGATCTCGTCGACGTCAACGACCAGCTGTCCGAACAGCTCGACGACGCCGAGGACCGCCGCGAGCGCCTCCGGGAGAAGGTCGACCGCGTCGAACGCGAAAACGAGACGCTGAAGAGTTCGTCGCTGTACATCGCGACGGTCGAGGACGTCCTCGACGACCAGGTCATCGTCAAACAACACGGGAACAATCAGGAGGTGCTCACCGACGTCTCCTCGCGTATCGGCGACCGCATCGAACCCGGCGATCGGGTCGCGGTCAACGACTCCTTTGCGATCCAGACGATCCTCAACACCGAGACCGACGCACGCGCCCAGTCGATGGAGATCACCGCGAAGCCGGCGGTCACCTACGCCGACATCGGCGGCATCGACGAACAGGTCCGGGAAGTCCGCGAAGCCGTCGAGCAGCCCCTCGCCGAGCCCGAACTGTTCGACGAAGTCGGTATCGACCCACCCAGCGGCGTCCTCCTCTATGGGCCGCCGGGGACGGGCAAGACGATGCTCGCCAAAGCCGTCGCCAACGAGACCGACGCCACCTTCATCAAGATGGCTGGCTCGGAACTCGTCCGCAAGTTCATCGGCGAGGGCTCGCGGCTCGTCCGCGACCTCTTCGAGATGGCCCGCGAGCGCCAGCCCGCCATCATCTTCATCGACGAGATCGACGCGATCGCTTCGCGGCGCACCGAATCCAAGACCTCCGGCGACGCCGAGGTCCAGCGAACCATGATGCAACTCCTGAGCGAAATGGACGGCTTCGAGGCCCGCGGCGAGGTCCGCATCATCGCCGCAACCAACCGCTTCGACATGCTCGACCGCGCGATCCTCCGCCCCGGCCGGTTCGACCGCCTCATCGAAGTCCCCGAACCCGACCGCGACGGCCGCGAACAGATCCTGCAGATCCACACCCGCGGGATGAACGTCACCGACGACGTCGACTTCGCCGACCTCGCCGACGACACCGACGGCTACTCCGGGGCCGAAATCGAGAGCCTCGCCACCGAAGCCGGCATGTTCGCCATCCGCAACGACCGCAACGAAGTCACCCACCAGGACTTCACCGAGGCCTTAGAAAAGATCGAGAAAGACGACTCGAGCGACGTGATCTCCTCGGCCGGCTACTTCTATCAGTAACCACCGAAATTTCACTCTGCGAGCACGGCATAGTCGCGCTCTCGGTAAAGTTTCGATCAAACGCACTCCTCCTTCCTCTCCGTTCGCTGACTCGCAGTTTCACCGCTCGTCTATTCGCGGCGCTACGCGCCGCGCAACCGCTCTCCGAGTCAGTCGTCGACCCGCTCGCTCGGCCTTCGGCCTCGCTCGCGGTCAGCATCGGGTACCCGCCTGCCCTCCCCCGACTCGCGGAGCCCTCAGTTCTTCGGACTCCGCTCGCGGCCGCTGAACGATACGCGTCTCATCGATTCCGGATCGCAACGCCTTACGCCGTTCATCCCCGAGGACGCATATGAGCACGATTCGAGTCGTCTGGGGGTCGGCATCGGCTCCCACGGCGATGGCCTCCTACGATGCCGCGCTCGCGGAGGCCGGCATCGAGAACTACAACCTCGTCTCGGTTTCCTCGATGATCCCCGCTGAGACCCCCGTCGAAGCCGTCGGCACCGCGCCCGATCTCGGCCCCGCCGGCGAGCGCCTGACCGTCGTCGAGGCTCGAGCCACCACTGCCGGTCCCGGCCGCGTGAGCGCCGCGCTGGCGTGGACCCAGTCGGTCGACGACGGTCCGGGACTGTTCTACGAGACCGCGGGCGAGATGGATCACGAGACCGTCGAACGCCGGGTCCGCGAGGGACTGGCTGCGGGGCAGGACCTGCGCGAGTGGGAGTTTGGCGATTCGGCGGTCGCCGTCGAGAGCCAACAGGCCGAGTCGGGAGCACACACGACGGCGGTCGTGCTCGCGGTCTACGGCGAGAGCGAGCCGATCCTCTCGGATTGACTGAAGGCGAACCCTTTTGAACCGGCGGCGCATTGCTACGGGTACACACTTCTCATGAACGGAAATACGCCGTACGCAGGGCTACCGGGCGAGACTGGTGCTGGGCAGCGTGCAGCGGCGGACGTTCCGGACCTCTCGAGTACGCAAAAACGACTGCTCCATCGCGACGTCTCACGGATCGCCGCCCGTACCCGTGAGTTCCTTCCCAGCGAGTACGTCGTCGACGCAGACGTCTCGAGCGGGATGACCGGGCCACAGGTCACCGTCGCGGTCCGCCCGCCGGTCGGCCACGCCGTCAGTGCCGGCTTTACGCCCGACCTGGAGGAAGCGGCGGCCGCCGAGGAGGTCATCACCCCCGACGAACGCGACGAAGTCGCCCGCGGGCTGGCCGCGAGCGCCGCCTTGCAGGTGAAACAGGCCGTCAGCAACAACGTGCGGCCGACCGGGAAGTAATCAATACAGTAGCTGTTCGAGCTGGTGGCTCCGCCGTTCGAGATCGATCGCCGGCTCGACCGACGGATCGGCACTGAGCCGATCGAGGACGAGCAACGGATCCGTCCCGGCTCGTTCGACCGCCTCGAGCAGGGTTTCGATCGCGGCGCGGTTCGTCGCAAGCGACGAACACAGGCCGACCGCGAGCGCGAGCGGAATCGCACGCTCGGGAGTGGTGGGGAAGGCATCGCTGACGCGTGAAAAGTCGGGCTCGCCACCCGCCGGTCCGTTCCCGTCCGCGTCGAGCGGCGCGTCCGGCGTCGGCTCGAGGCGCAGACAGCGCGGACAGAACGAAACGACAGCGGCCCCCGACGGCGCGTCAGTGCGGTACGCTTCCGGAACGGAAAACGAAACGACAGCGGTGGTGCATTCGGGACAGGTCATCGGGCTCGAGAACGCGGGTGAATATCGGATCGAAGGCGGGAGGCGGTCGGCGCGTCTTACTGGTTCGCCGTGGGCGACTGCGCGGCCGTATCCGGCTGCACGTCTTCGAGTTCTTCCTGGTTCGCTTCCGCTTCTTCGGCGGCGGCCGCCTCGGCCTCTCGTTCCGCCTTCTCTTCGGCTTCTTTCTTCTCCTTGATCTTCTTCAGGCGGAACGTCTCCTCGCGTTCCTGTTCCTCGAGTTTTTGCTCGATGTACTCCTGGTTGTCGTAGAGTTCCGGCAGGAGTTTGAACTCGAGGGCGTTGACGCGTCGCTTGGTGGTCTCGATCTCGCGGAGCATCTTCTTCATCGCCGTCTCGACCTCGGCGGCGAGGATGATGCTCTCTAAGAGGTCCTCGTAGGCTTCGGCGGCCTCGTCGATGCGGGCGGAGGTGCCCATGATCCCGTAGCCGCGTTGATCGAGGCTCTTGGAGACCCGCGAGGACTCGATCTGTGGGACGACGACGCCCATGATGTTCTTCGATTCGGTGGTGATCTCGGGGTGTTCCTGCAGCGCCGCCGCGGCACCGCGGACCGCGACATCGCCTTCCATCGCCCGGGCCATGTTGATCTTCTTCTGGGCGTCCTCGTAGTCCTGTGCGAGGTCGCCGCGGACGTCCTGTGCCTTGTCCAGGATGTCCATGAACTCCATGATCAGCCCGTCGCGTTTCTTCTCGAGCGTGCCGTGGCCCCGCTCGGAGAGCTCGATGCGATCCTCGATCGCCATCAAGTTCTTGCGGGTGGGCTTGACGTCGTTGGCCATCTTGTGGGGGGATAGCGGCCCCAGTCGGATAACTGTTTACAGTTTCCGCGCACTGCTCGCGCTCAACGCGGGGAAATCGGCGTCGCAGGTCGCGCTCGAGGACGGGTACCTACCCGAGAAACAGGTCGATCATGTCCCCCGACGACTGTCCCTTGTAGAGCTCCGAGTAGCCGCAGTTCGTACAGCTCACGACGTGGAAACGGCGGTTCTGGATGTCGAACATCTTCGAGAGCCCGCCCCCGGTCGTCGCGATCTCGTCGATCTCCGTCTCCGTGTGGTCGCACTTCGGACAGCCGCGATCGTCGTCTCTCATAGTCGACGGTTTCGTGTCAGTTCACAAAATATTTGTGCCCGGCTCCACGAGTGAACGCCACGCCATGTCCGCCGCTCTCGGTCTCCTCGTCGTCCTCGCGTCCCTGGCGGTTCCGTTCGTCCTCTGGCTGGCGATCAGTCGGGAGACGTCGGACCCGACGGTGGTCGACCGCGCGGAGGCGGAACGGATCGCGAAAGAGCGCGGCGGTCGCGAGACGGCACACTCGAGTGACGGTGTGGACCATCCTGACGACGATGACCGCGACGAGTGGGGCGATCGACGGACGTAGCCCGGGAGTTCTCGCCGCGACCGTCGCTACGCGTCGACGCCGCTATTCCGACTCGAGGACGTGCACCCGGTCTTCGTCGATCGAGAGCGACACGGTGTCGCCGATTCGGTAGCCGTCGAGACCGTCGGCGTGTAGCGTTACCGTCGTTTCGTCCGGGAGCGTCGCCGAGAGGTGGGTCCGCTCGCCGAGGTAGGTCACGTCCGCCACGTCGGCCCGAATCGCTCCCGAACCGATCTCGAACGCCTCGGGGCGGACCGCGACTCTGACCTCGCCGTCTGCTTGGACTGCAACGGGCAGTTCGGCGAATCCGAGATCGACGTGGCCGTTTTCGGCGACCCCCTCGAGCAGGTTCGATCGCCCGACGAAGTTCGCGACGAAAGTGTTCGCGGGACGGCGGTAGATCTCCGCGGGCGTCCCGACCTGCTCGACGGTCCCCTCCGCGAGGACGGCGATCCGGTCGCACATCGCCATCGCCTCCTCCTGATCGTGCGTGACGTAGAGGGCGGTCACCTCGAGGTCGGCAAGCAGGTCGCCGATCTCCTCGCGCAGTCGGGTCTTGAGTTCGGCGTCCAACCCAGTCATCGGTTCGTCGAGCAGGAGGACGTGGGGTTCGATCGCGAGCGCCCGCGCGAGGCCGACCCGCTGTTGCTGGCCGCCCGACAGCGTCGTCGGCCGCCGGTCGGCCAGTTCGGCGATGTCGAGCATGGCGAGCAGGTCGTCGGCCCGGTCGCGACGCTCGGCTTTCGGAACGCCTTGCATCTTCGGCCCGAAGGCGACGTTCTCGCGGACGGTCATGGTGTCGAACAGGGCGTAGGACTGGAAGACCAAGCCGACGTTGCGTTCCTCCGGCGGGACGTGGGTGACGTCGACCCCGTCGAACAGCACTCGCCCGTCGCTCGGCGTCTCGAAACCGGCGATGGTTCGCAACGTCGTCGTCTTCCCGCAGCCCGACGGACCGACGACCCCGAGGATCTCGCCGTCCCGGATCGTCAGATCGATCCCGTCGACGGCAACCTCGTCGCCGTAGGCCTTGGTCAGCGACTCGAGGGAGATCCGGCTCACGAACGATCACCTCGGTCCGTAGAGCCAGTTCGAACGCGGTGCCGTCCGCGACCGATCGACGCCGGTTCCGAGCCGTCTGTGAGTGTCTGTCTCAGTTTCATCGTTGTCGTGCGGTCGTGAATCCACTACTGCCAAGCCACTGCAGGACGAGAATCGCGGTGACGACGATCAGGAAATACACCGAAACGGCCGCCGCGGACTGCAG contains:
- a CDS encoding zinc ribbon domain-containing protein; amino-acid sequence: MRDDDRGCPKCDHTETEIDEIATTGGGLSKMFDIQNRRFHVVSCTNCGYSELYKGQSSGDMIDLFLG
- a CDS encoding DUF6276 family protein, with amino-acid sequence MTCPECTTAVVSFSVPEAYRTDAPSGAAVVSFCPRCLRLEPTPDAPLDADGNGPAGGEPDFSRVSDAFPTTPERAIPLALAVGLCSSLATNRAAIETLLEAVERAGTDPLLVLDRLSADPSVEPAIDLERRSHQLEQLLY
- a CDS encoding V-type ATP synthase subunit D, coding for MANDVKPTRKNLMAIEDRIELSERGHGTLEKKRDGLIMEFMDILDKAQDVRGDLAQDYEDAQKKINMARAMEGDVAVRGAAAALQEHPEITTESKNIMGVVVPQIESSRVSKSLDQRGYGIMGTSARIDEAAEAYEDLLESIILAAEVETAMKKMLREIETTKRRVNALEFKLLPELYDNQEYIEQKLEEQEREETFRLKKIKEKKEAEEKAEREAEAAAAEEAEANQEELEDVQPDTAAQSPTANQ
- the pan2 gene encoding proteasome-activating nucleotidase Pan2 — its product is MSRSPSIPDRPHRDIDSDLPDDERLEALRGHYEDLVDVNDQLSEQLDDAEDRRERLREKVDRVERENETLKSSSLYIATVEDVLDDQVIVKQHGNNQEVLTDVSSRIGDRIEPGDRVAVNDSFAIQTILNTETDARAQSMEITAKPAVTYADIGGIDEQVREVREAVEQPLAEPELFDEVGIDPPSGVLLYGPPGTGKTMLAKAVANETDATFIKMAGSELVRKFIGEGSRLVRDLFEMARERQPAIIFIDEIDAIASRRTESKTSGDAEVQRTMMQLLSEMDGFEARGEVRIIAATNRFDMLDRAILRPGRFDRLIEVPEPDRDGREQILQIHTRGMNVTDDVDFADLADDTDGYSGAEIESLATEAGMFAIRNDRNEVTHQDFTEALEKIEKDDSSDVISSAGYFYQ
- a CDS encoding DUF5811 family protein, whose protein sequence is MNGNTPYAGLPGETGAGQRAAADVPDLSSTQKRLLHRDVSRIAARTREFLPSEYVVDADVSSGMTGPQVTVAVRPPVGHAVSAGFTPDLEEAAAAEEVITPDERDEVARGLAASAALQVKQAVSNNVRPTGK
- a CDS encoding pyruvoyl-dependent arginine decarboxylase, yielding MSTIRVVWGSASAPTAMASYDAALAEAGIENYNLVSVSSMIPAETPVEAVGTAPDLGPAGERLTVVEARATTAGPGRVSAALAWTQSVDDGPGLFYETAGEMDHETVERRVREGLAAGQDLREWEFGDSAVAVESQQAESGAHTTAVVLAVYGESEPILSD
- a CDS encoding ABC transporter ATP-binding protein; amino-acid sequence: MSRISLESLTKAYGDEVAVDGIDLTIRDGEILGVVGPSGCGKTTTLRTIAGFETPSDGRVLFDGVDVTHVPPEERNVGLVFQSYALFDTMTVRENVAFGPKMQGVPKAERRDRADDLLAMLDIAELADRRPTTLSGGQQQRVGLARALAIEPHVLLLDEPMTGLDAELKTRLREEIGDLLADLEVTALYVTHDQEEAMAMCDRIAVLAEGTVEQVGTPAEIYRRPANTFVANFVGRSNLLEGVAENGHVDLGFAELPVAVQADGEVRVAVRPEAFEIGSGAIRADVADVTYLGERTHLSATLPDETTVTLHADGLDGYRIGDTVSLSIDEDRVHVLESE